In one window of bacterium DNA:
- the lepA gene encoding translation elongation factor 4 produces MSQDHIRNFCIIAHIDHGKSTLADRLLEVTGTIMKKDMQEQVLDSMDLERERGITIKMHPIRMNYKARSGEEYVFNLIDTPGHVDFGYEVSRSLAACEGAILVVDATQGVEAQTVANLYQAVNHDLTIIPVINKIDLPSAEVERCRVQIVELLGCDPSEIILASAKTGQGIQELLEEIIVRVPAPKGEALAPLKALIFDCIFDVYRGAVPYIRIVDGRLEKGMRIRLFSNQKEFEVTEVGTLGMGMHPKASLEQGEVGYVVGGIKTVSEARVGDTVTDARNPAPEALPGYKQVKPMVYAGLYPTENQQYPDLRVALEKLVLNDSALHYQPETSSALGFGFRCGFLGMLHMEIVQERLEREYNLSLINTVPNVEYRVIQTDGQVLVIDNPSDLPNEVKVEQIEEPFVNAEIVVPAEFIGNIMKLGQDRRGIYQKLEYLDPTRALLFYQFPLSEIIFDFYDKLKSLSKGYASLDYEFLEYRQSDLVKLDILINGDPLDALSAIIHKDHAQEWGKRLAVKLRKIIHRQQYEVAIQAAIGSRIIARESVKPYRKNVIAKCYGGDISRKRKLLEKQKEGKKRMKQVGNVEIPQEAFLAVLKVGDEESE; encoded by the coding sequence TTGTCACAGGATCACATCCGTAATTTCTGCATCATCGCCCATATAGACCACGGGAAATCCACCCTGGCCGACCGCCTGCTGGAGGTAACCGGCACCATCATGAAGAAGGACATGCAGGAGCAGGTGCTGGACAGCATGGACCTGGAGCGGGAGCGGGGCATCACCATCAAGATGCATCCCATCCGGATGAACTACAAGGCCAGATCCGGGGAAGAATACGTCTTTAACCTGATAGACACCCCGGGCCACGTGGACTTCGGCTACGAGGTCTCCCGTTCCCTGGCCGCCTGCGAGGGAGCCATCTTAGTTGTAGACGCCACCCAGGGGGTGGAGGCCCAGACCGTGGCCAATCTTTACCAGGCCGTCAACCACGACCTGACCATCATTCCGGTGATCAACAAGATAGACCTGCCCTCGGCCGAGGTGGAAAGATGCCGGGTCCAGATAGTGGAGCTTTTGGGCTGCGATCCCTCCGAGATAATTCTGGCCAGCGCCAAGACGGGCCAGGGCATCCAGGAACTGCTGGAGGAGATCATCGTCCGGGTGCCGGCGCCCAAAGGCGAGGCCCTGGCCCCGCTGAAGGCCCTGATCTTCGACTGCATCTTCGACGTCTACCGGGGCGCGGTGCCCTACATCCGGATCGTGGACGGCCGGCTGGAGAAGGGGATGAGGATCAGGCTTTTCTCCAACCAAAAGGAATTCGAGGTCACCGAGGTGGGCACCCTGGGAATGGGGATGCACCCCAAGGCTTCGCTGGAACAGGGCGAGGTGGGCTACGTGGTGGGCGGGATCAAGACCGTCTCCGAAGCCCGGGTGGGCGACACCGTCACCGACGCCCGGAACCCGGCTCCGGAGGCCCTGCCGGGCTACAAGCAGGTGAAGCCAATGGTCTACGCCGGGCTGTATCCCACCGAGAACCAGCAGTATCCCGACCTGCGGGTGGCTTTGGAAAAACTGGTCTTGAACGATTCCGCTTTGCATTACCAGCCCGAGACCTCCAGCGCATTGGGCTTCGGCTTCCGCTGCGGGTTTCTGGGCATGCTCCACATGGAGATCGTCCAGGAGCGGCTGGAGCGGGAATACAACCTGTCGCTGATCAACACCGTGCCCAACGTGGAGTACCGGGTGATCCAGACCGACGGACAGGTGCTGGTGATAGACAACCCCTCCGACCTGCCCAACGAGGTCAAGGTGGAGCAGATCGAGGAGCCGTTCGTCAACGCCGAGATAGTGGTGCCGGCAGAGTTCATCGGCAACATCATGAAGCTGGGGCAGGACCGGCGGGGCATCTACCAGAAGCTGGAATACCTGGACCCCACCCGGGCCCTGCTGTTCTACCAGTTCCCGCTGTCCGAGATCATCTTTGATTTTTACGACAAGCTGAAGAGCCTGTCCAAGGGCTATGCCTCGCTGGATTATGAGTTCCTGGAATACCGCCAGTCCGACCTGGTGAAGCTGGACATCCTGATCAACGGCGACCCGCTGGATGCCCTCTCCGCCATCATCCACAAGGACCACGCCCAGGAGTGGGGCAAGCGCCTGGCGGTGAAGCTGCGCAAGATCATCCACCGCCAGCAGTACGAGGTGGCCATCCAGGCTGCCATCGGCAGCCGGATCATCGCCCGGGAGAGCGTCAAGCCCTACCGCAAGAACGTGATCGCCAAGTGCTACGGCGGCGACATCAGCCGCAAGCGCAAGCTGCTGGAGAAGCAGAAGGAGGGCAAGAAGCGGATGAAGCAGGTGGGCAACGTGGAGATCCCGCAGGAGGCGTTCCTGGCGGTGCTGAAGGTGGGCGACGAGGAAAGCGAATAG